The genomic window CTGCACGAGGCCGGCTGGATGGTCGAGGTGCCGAAGGCGTCGATGTACATCTGGGCGAAGATCCCCGAGGCCTATGCGGCGATGGGCTCGCTCGAGTTCGCCAAGAAGCTGTTGGCCGAGGCGCGCGTCGCGGTGTCGCCGGGCGTCGGCTTCGGCGAGTACGGCGACGACCACGTGCGCTTCGCGCTGATCGAGAACGAAGAACGGATCCGCCAGGCGGTCCGCGGCATCAAGGACATGTTCCGCAAGGACGGTCTCCTCTAACAACGACAGAGAACAGCAATGCGCCCCATCAAGAAGTCCGCCAAGCTCGCCAACGTCTGCTACGACATCCGCGGTCCCGTGCTGCAGAAGGCCAAGCAGATGGAGGAGGAAGGCCACAAGATCATCAAGCTGAACATCGGCAACCTCGCCGCGTTCGGCTTCGACTCGCCGGAGGAGATCCAGCAGGACATCATCCGCAACCTGCCGAACGCCGCCGGCTACACCGATTCGAAGGGCATCTTCGCCGCCCGCAAGGCGATCATGCACTACTGCCAGCAGAAGAAGATCAAGGGCGTCACGCTCGAGGACATCTACGTCGGCAACGGCGTCTCCGAGTTGATCGTGATGGCGATGAACGCGCTGCTCGACGCCGGCGACGAAGTGCTGGTGCCGGCGCCCGACTACCCGCTGTGGACCGCGGCGATCAGCCTCTCCGGCGGCACGCCGAAGCACTACCTGTGCGACGAGGCGAACGGCTGGCTGCCCGACGTGGACGACATCCGCAGCCGGATCACGCCGAACACCCGCGCGATCGTCATCATCAACCCGAACAACCCGACCGGCGCGCTGTACCCGGACGAGCTGCTGAAGGAAATCATCGCCATCGCCCGCGAGCACCACCTCATCATCTATTCCGACGAGGTGTACGACAAGGTCCTCTACGACGGCGAGACGCACACGGCGATCGCCTCGCTCTCGGAAGACGTGCTGACGATCACCTTCAACGGCCTCTCGAAAAACTACCGCTCCTGCGGCTACCGCGCCGGCTGGCTGGTCGTCTCCGGCGACAAGCGCCGCGCCAAGGACTATATCGAGGGGCTCGACATGCTGGCGTCGATGCGCCTGTGCGCCAATGCGCCGGGGCAGCACGGCATCCAGACCGCGTTGGGCGGCTACCAGAGCATCGACGACCTGGTCGCCGAGGGCGGCCGCATGCGCCGCCAGCGCGACGTCGCCTACGAGCTGATCACGGCGATCCCCGGCGTCAGCTGCGTCAAGCCGAAGGCGACGCTGTACATGTTCCCGCGGCTGGACCCGAAGGTGTATCCGATCGTGAACGACCAGGAGTTCATCGCCGAACTGCTGCAGGAGGAAAAGGTGCTGCTGGTGCAGGGTACCGGCTTCAACTGGCCGCACCCGGACCACTTCCGGCTGGTCTTCCTGCCGCACGAGGACGACCTGCGCGAGGCGATCGGCCGCATCGCGCGCTTCCTCGAAGGCTACCGCAAGCGGCATGGCACGGCCTGAGATCGTCATGATCACGGCGGCCGACGGCACGGTCGCCGAGCCCGCGTGGCTGGCGCGCGCCGAAGGCGTGCACCGGCAATTGCGGCCGAACCTGCCGGCCGACTACGCCGGGCGCTTGCGCGAGGTGTTCGCCAACGGCGGCCGGATGGCGCTGGTCGCCGAGGACGACACGGTCCGCGCCGTGGCGCTGTGGCGCGTCATCGAGAACACCTACGAGGGGCGCCGCCTCTACGTGGACGATCTCGTCACCGACGCGGCGCAGCGCTCGCAGGGTCATGGCAAGCGGCTGTTCGACTGGCTCGAACGGCATGCCCGCGAGCTCGGCTGCGACGTGCTGGCGCTCGATTCCGGCGTGCAGCGGGCCGGCGCGCACAAATTCTATTTTCGTGAGGGGATGTCCGTTCCCTCGTTTTGCTTCAAAAAGGTGATCAACAAATGAAACCCATCAATGTAGGCCTCATCGGCATCGGCACCGTCGGCGGCGGCACGTGGACCGTCCTCAAACGCAACGCGGAGGAGATTACCCGCCGCGCCGGCCGTCCGATCCAGATCACCGTCGTCGCCGACAGGAACGTCGAGCAGGCGAAGCAGATCACCGGCGGCGCCTGCAAGGTCACTGACGACGCCTTCGCCGTCGTGAACGATCCGGACGTCGAGATCGTCGTCGAGCTGATCGGCGGCTACGGTGTCGCCAAGGACGTCGTGATGCAGGCGATCGCCAACGGCAAGCACGTCGTCACCGCCAACAAGGCGCTGCTGGCCGTGCACGGCACCGAGATCTTCACCGCCGCGCAGCAGAAGGGCGTGATGGTCGCCTTCGAGGCCGCGGTTGCTGGCGGCATCCCGATCATCAAGGCGCTGCGCGAGGGCCTCACCGCCAACCGCATCGAATGGGCGGCCGGCATCATCAACGGCACGACCAACTTCATCCTCTCCGAGATGCGCGACAAGGGCCTCTCCTTCGAGACCGTGCTGAAGGAAGCGCAGCGCCTCGGCTACGCCGAAGCCGACCCGACCTTCGACATCGAGGGCGTGGACGCCGCGCACAAGGCGACGCTGATCTCGGCGATCGCCTTCGGCATCCCGGTGCAGTTCGACAAGGCCTACGTCGAGGGCATCACCCAGCTCGAAGCCTCCGACATCAAGTACGCCGAACAGCTCGGCTACCGCATCAAGCTCCTCGGCATCGCCAAGCGCCGCAGCCAGGGCGTCGAGCTGCGCGTGCACCCGACGCTGATCCCGGCCAAGCGCCTCCTGGCCAACGTCGAGGGCGCGATGAACGCGGTCGTCGTCAAGGGCGACGCCGTCGGCACCACGCTCTACTACGGCAAGGGGGCCGGCGCCGAGCCGACCGCGTCCGCCGTGATCGCCGACCTGGTCGACGTCACCCGTCTGGCCACCGCCGACCCCGAGCACCGCGTGCCGCACCTCGCGTTCCAGCCGGACGCGATGTCGAACCTGCCGATCCTGCCGATGAGCGAGGTCGAGACCGGCTATTACCTGCGCCTGCGCGTCGAGGACAAGCCGGGCGTGCTCGCCGACGTCACCCGCATCCTCGCCGACCAGCAGATCTCGATCGACGCGCTCTTGCAGCGCGAGCCGGAGGAAGGCGAGGGCGAGACCGACATCATCATCCTCACCCACGTCTGCAAGGAAAGCGCGGCCGACGCGGCGATCGCGAAGATCGAGTCGTTGCCGGTGCAGAAGGGCAAGGTCAAGCGCATCCGTCTCGAAGAGCTGCAATGATGCGTCGCGGCGCCGTGGTGGCCGCCTTCGTCGTCGCATTCGCCGGCCTGGCGGCCTGCGAGTCGACGCCGGAGCGCGTGTTCACCTACGGCGCCCGCGGTGCGGAAATCCAGGCCGAACGCTTCGTCGCCGAGGTCTATGGCCGGCCGTCGGCGCCGCTGCCGTACGGCGGTCCGGACATCGATTACGCCGTCGCCGGCATCAAGGCGCGCTGGCCGTCGCTGCAGCCGCTGCTCGACGACGGCACGCTCGGCCTGACCGAGGACGGCGAGCTCGCCGTGCGCGATGGCGGTGCCCGGAGCGACGCGGAGATACGTCGACTGCGGGCGCTGGTCAAGGCCGAGAACCGCGACCGCTTCTTCCTCTATCGCGGCGTCACCACCGGCATCGGCCACGGTGGCAATTCGCTGCCGCTGATGATCGAATACACGGAGGCGGTGTTCGCCCGCGAATGGCTGCGGCAGGCGCCGGCCGGCTGGTGGGTGCAGGACGCCCGGGGCGGCTGGCGCCTGCGCGGCACCCCTGAGCCGCCGGCAAAGCCCTGAAAATGCTTGGGGTTTTTGCGATTTGCATCAAGGAATG from Azospira restricta includes these protein-coding regions:
- a CDS encoding GNAT family N-acetyltransferase, which gives rise to MARPEIVMITAADGTVAEPAWLARAEGVHRQLRPNLPADYAGRLREVFANGGRMALVAEDDTVRAVALWRVIENTYEGRRLYVDDLVTDAAQRSQGHGKRLFDWLERHARELGCDVLALDSGVQRAGAHKFYFREGMSVPSFCFKKVINK
- a CDS encoding homoserine dehydrogenase: MKPINVGLIGIGTVGGGTWTVLKRNAEEITRRAGRPIQITVVADRNVEQAKQITGGACKVTDDAFAVVNDPDVEIVVELIGGYGVAKDVVMQAIANGKHVVTANKALLAVHGTEIFTAAQQKGVMVAFEAAVAGGIPIIKALREGLTANRIEWAAGIINGTTNFILSEMRDKGLSFETVLKEAQRLGYAEADPTFDIEGVDAAHKATLISAIAFGIPVQFDKAYVEGITQLEASDIKYAEQLGYRIKLLGIAKRRSQGVELRVHPTLIPAKRLLANVEGAMNAVVVKGDAVGTTLYYGKGAGAEPTASAVIADLVDVTRLATADPEHRVPHLAFQPDAMSNLPILPMSEVETGYYLRLRVEDKPGVLADVTRILADQQISIDALLQREPEEGEGETDIIILTHVCKESAADAAIAKIESLPVQKGKVKRIRLEELQ
- a CDS encoding pyridoxal phosphate-dependent aminotransferase, with the translated sequence MRPIKKSAKLANVCYDIRGPVLQKAKQMEEEGHKIIKLNIGNLAAFGFDSPEEIQQDIIRNLPNAAGYTDSKGIFAARKAIMHYCQQKKIKGVTLEDIYVGNGVSELIVMAMNALLDAGDEVLVPAPDYPLWTAAISLSGGTPKHYLCDEANGWLPDVDDIRSRITPNTRAIVIINPNNPTGALYPDELLKEIIAIAREHHLIIYSDEVYDKVLYDGETHTAIASLSEDVLTITFNGLSKNYRSCGYRAGWLVVSGDKRRAKDYIEGLDMLASMRLCANAPGQHGIQTALGGYQSIDDLVAEGGRMRRQRDVAYELITAIPGVSCVKPKATLYMFPRLDPKVYPIVNDQEFIAELLQEEKVLLVQGTGFNWPHPDHFRLVFLPHEDDLREAIGRIARFLEGYRKRHGTA
- a CDS encoding DUF1318 domain-containing protein, producing MMRRGAVVAAFVVAFAGLAACESTPERVFTYGARGAEIQAERFVAEVYGRPSAPLPYGGPDIDYAVAGIKARWPSLQPLLDDGTLGLTEDGELAVRDGGARSDAEIRRLRALVKAENRDRFFLYRGVTTGIGHGGNSLPLMIEYTEAVFAREWLRQAPAGWWVQDARGGWRLRGTPEPPAKP